In Brevibacillus brevis NBRC 100599, a single genomic region encodes these proteins:
- a CDS encoding sporulation protein: MSMFKKLLASVGIGSAQVDARLEQDSLIPGDMVRGEVHIKGGDVAQEIDEIYMYVVTHYEKESNDSKTKEECTLVKYRLSERVQLKPKEEVVLPFAFQLPYETPLTMGRQPVYLRTGLDIKNAIDPGDSDFIEVRPHPLMTKVLDAVQQIGFQLYKVDCEYNRHLGRNHPFVQEFEFRPTGPYRSRLEELEVVFYLRDGELEVLLELDKRARGFMGAFEEAFNLDERYVRFRLTNADMNRHTHVIAEAIEALIKKQLR, from the coding sequence ATGTCCATGTTCAAAAAATTATTGGCTAGTGTAGGTATTGGCTCTGCGCAAGTAGATGCACGTCTTGAGCAGGATTCACTCATTCCCGGAGATATGGTCAGAGGTGAGGTCCATATCAAGGGAGGAGATGTCGCCCAGGAAATCGACGAAATCTACATGTATGTCGTCACACACTATGAAAAAGAAAGCAACGACTCTAAGACCAAGGAAGAATGCACACTTGTCAAATACCGTCTGTCTGAGCGGGTACAATTGAAACCGAAAGAGGAAGTCGTTCTGCCATTCGCTTTTCAATTGCCGTATGAGACGCCATTGACAATGGGGCGTCAACCCGTTTACTTGCGGACAGGTCTCGATATTAAAAATGCGATCGACCCAGGTGATTCCGATTTCATCGAGGTTCGCCCACATCCGTTAATGACCAAAGTGTTGGATGCTGTTCAACAGATCGGATTCCAGCTGTACAAGGTAGACTGCGAATACAATCGCCACCTTGGCCGCAATCATCCGTTTGTACAGGAATTTGAATTCCGTCCGACAGGGCCATACCGCAGTAGATTGGAGGAGCTCGAAGTAGTCTTCTACCTTCGCGATGGCGAATTGGAAGTTTTATTGGAACTGGACAAACGTGCGCGCGGCTTTATGGGGGCATTTGAAGAAGCGTTTAACCTTGATGAACGCTATGTCCGTTTCCGCTTAACGAATGCAGACATGAACAGACATACGCATGTCATTGCCGAAGCGATTGAAGCGCTTATTAAGAAGCAGCTTCGCTAG
- the codY gene encoding GTP-sensing pleiotropic transcriptional regulator CodY — protein MNLLEKTRKINVMLQKTMGGSGVGFQDLARLLSEVISANVYIITADGSILGSGMNQEISLQEEGRSSTQLQEGVHQKLLEASQTLANEPVTSPYSLVPKELNSIFPQMMTTIVPINAGGSRLGTLVLLRAYGQFETEDMILGEIGATVIGMKIVRQRTEQIENEVRDKTFAKIALSSLSYSEQIAIEKIMEQLDAREGLLVASQLADQAGLTRSVIVNALRKLASAGVLESRSLGMKGTYIKVLNDKFPSELAKWKTS, from the coding sequence ATGAATTTGTTAGAAAAAACGAGAAAAATTAATGTGATGCTTCAAAAAACAATGGGTGGCAGCGGAGTAGGCTTCCAAGATCTCGCAAGACTATTATCTGAAGTGATTTCTGCAAATGTTTACATCATTACCGCAGATGGCTCAATCCTGGGAAGTGGAATGAATCAGGAGATTTCCCTGCAAGAAGAAGGGCGTTCATCCACGCAGCTACAGGAAGGTGTACATCAGAAGCTGCTAGAAGCTTCACAAACCTTGGCCAACGAGCCGGTTACCAGCCCGTACAGCCTGGTTCCAAAAGAGTTGAATTCGATCTTCCCGCAAATGATGACGACGATTGTTCCTATCAACGCAGGGGGGAGCCGTCTTGGCACACTCGTCCTGCTGCGTGCTTACGGTCAGTTTGAAACAGAGGATATGATTTTGGGCGAGATCGGTGCTACCGTGATCGGTATGAAAATCGTTCGGCAGCGCACAGAACAAATTGAAAATGAAGTGCGTGACAAAACCTTTGCCAAAATTGCACTCTCTTCGTTGTCCTACAGTGAACAGATCGCGATTGAAAAAATTATGGAGCAATTGGATGCGCGCGAAGGCTTGCTAGTAGCTAGCCAGCTGGCAGATCAAGCAGGTCTGACACGTTCGGTCATCGTGAACGCTCTTCGCAAGCTGGCAAGCGCAGGTGTGCTAGAATCCCGTTCGTTAGGAATGAAGGGTACCTATATCAAAGTGCTGAATGACAAATTCCCGTCTGAATTGGCGAAATGGAAAACCTCATAA
- a CDS encoding ABC transporter permease, with protein sequence MRRYVIKRLLSLVGTLLGVSVLIFLMVHLIPGDPATQILGQFATPEAISQMRAKLGLDQPLWQQYMRFVGNLFTGDLGTSLFTGEKVWDQIMNRFPITMQLAILSVIIAAIFGILLGTIAAVKQNTIIDRLVVLTSLLGISAPGFWIALFLIWIFAYKLALFPISGYEGIHSLLLPAITLGMAEAGMIARMTRSSMLEVIKQDYMRTAEAKGAALFRVILSHGLPNAIIPVVTMLGLQFGALMAGAVVVETVFSLQGIGSLAIEAISKRDMPTIQGMVFFMALIFALTNLIVDLIYSRIDPRIHFD encoded by the coding sequence ATGCGCCGATATGTAATAAAAAGATTACTTTCCCTGGTGGGTACACTGCTTGGCGTATCCGTCCTGATCTTCTTGATGGTACACCTCATTCCGGGCGATCCCGCAACACAAATACTCGGACAGTTTGCAACACCAGAGGCCATCAGTCAAATGAGAGCGAAGCTTGGTCTTGATCAACCACTATGGCAGCAATACATGCGGTTTGTCGGAAACCTGTTCACTGGCGATTTGGGAACATCGTTATTCACTGGTGAAAAGGTATGGGATCAGATCATGAACCGTTTCCCGATCACCATGCAGCTTGCCATCCTTAGTGTAATCATTGCCGCAATATTCGGCATTTTGTTAGGCACGATTGCTGCCGTCAAGCAAAACACCATCATCGATCGGCTTGTGGTGCTTACCTCCTTACTCGGTATTTCGGCACCCGGCTTCTGGATTGCCTTGTTTCTCATCTGGATTTTTGCTTACAAGCTGGCCTTGTTTCCGATTTCCGGCTATGAGGGGATTCACTCCTTGCTGCTGCCAGCGATCACCTTGGGTATGGCGGAAGCGGGGATGATCGCCCGTATGACCCGCTCGAGCATGCTGGAAGTCATCAAGCAGGATTACATGCGGACAGCCGAGGCCAAGGGGGCGGCGCTTTTCCGAGTCATTTTGAGCCACGGCCTGCCGAATGCCATTATTCCGGTTGTCACGATGTTAGGTTTGCAGTTCGGTGCGCTCATGGCTGGAGCTGTGGTGGTGGAAACGGTGTTTTCTCTGCAAGGGATCGGCAGCCTGGCGATTGAGGCGATCAGTAAACGGGATATGCCGACCATACAAGGCATGGTGTTTTTCATGGCGTTGATTTTTGCCTTAACCAATTTGATCGTGGATCTCATTTACAGCCGGATTGATCCGCGTATCCATTTCGACTAA
- a CDS encoding M81 family metallopeptidase, which translates to MKVIIGGLAHETNTFSNVPTTLEMFQSYEWDYHETIVNRNRGVRNFPGGMVDRAEELGIELLPTFLTFTYPAGTILREAYDRIKKELLDTIAATEGADAICLGLHGAGVVEGIDDLEGDILASVRQLVGYDIPLIVTLDLHANMTQKMVDEADALLGVHLYPHVDCYERGIEAIDLAHKMVTEGIKPTMHLTRLPLLIPTSATHHSPAREINEACWAWEKEEGVIDCAFFHGFPYTDIPELGVSVLSVTNNDQELAKKVSEDVACLIWEKRDEFELNMPTPAEGIAMALETEGMPIVINETSDNPGGGTPGDGTHLLRAMLEAKLTNACFGFIYDPEVVQIAHQAGVGATVQLSLGGKTDYLHGEPLEVTAYVKALTDGKFIATTPMGQGGHENFGKSVRLQIDGVDVLVCSVKSQVLDEQIFLLHGMDVTKYKIVALKSSTHFRASFEPISARVITVDSPGLTTLNFRFFKYERAIRPIYPLDPATEWNLHQLTRK; encoded by the coding sequence ATGAAGGTGATTATTGGTGGGCTTGCACATGAAACGAATACGTTTTCCAATGTGCCGACGACGCTCGAGATGTTTCAAAGCTATGAGTGGGATTATCATGAAACGATTGTGAATCGCAATCGGGGCGTTCGCAACTTTCCGGGAGGGATGGTGGATCGCGCCGAAGAGCTGGGCATCGAGCTACTGCCGACCTTTCTCACCTTTACGTATCCAGCGGGGACGATTTTGCGAGAAGCGTATGACCGGATTAAAAAGGAGCTTCTTGACACGATTGCTGCGACAGAAGGTGCAGATGCCATTTGTCTGGGGCTTCACGGAGCGGGGGTTGTAGAAGGAATCGATGATCTGGAGGGCGATATTCTGGCATCAGTGCGTCAGCTGGTCGGTTATGACATTCCTTTAATTGTTACGCTCGACCTCCATGCAAACATGACACAAAAAATGGTGGATGAGGCTGATGCGCTCCTGGGTGTTCACCTCTACCCGCATGTGGATTGCTATGAACGCGGTATTGAAGCAATCGACCTGGCGCATAAGATGGTTACGGAAGGTATCAAGCCAACCATGCATTTGACCCGACTGCCACTATTGATCCCGACATCTGCTACTCATCATTCCCCGGCACGTGAAATAAACGAAGCCTGCTGGGCGTGGGAAAAGGAAGAAGGCGTCATCGACTGTGCATTCTTCCACGGTTTTCCGTACACGGACATTCCTGAGCTGGGCGTCTCCGTTTTGAGCGTGACGAATAACGATCAGGAGCTCGCCAAAAAGGTGAGCGAAGATGTCGCCTGTCTGATTTGGGAAAAACGGGATGAATTCGAGCTGAACATGCCCACTCCTGCCGAGGGAATTGCGATGGCACTGGAAACGGAAGGCATGCCTATCGTAATCAATGAGACCTCAGATAATCCAGGCGGAGGCACACCCGGAGACGGAACGCATTTGCTGCGGGCGATGCTGGAAGCCAAGCTGACAAATGCATGCTTTGGATTTATTTACGATCCCGAAGTGGTCCAGATTGCCCACCAGGCTGGAGTAGGCGCTACCGTACAGCTATCACTGGGTGGAAAGACAGACTACCTGCATGGAGAACCACTTGAAGTAACAGCCTACGTCAAAGCTTTGACAGATGGAAAATTCATTGCTACGACGCCGATGGGGCAAGGGGGACATGAGAATTTTGGCAAGTCCGTTCGCTTGCAAATCGACGGGGTTGACGTCCTGGTTTGCTCCGTGAAATCGCAAGTGCTGGATGAGCAAATTTTTCTGTTGCACGGAATGGACGTGACCAAATACAAGATCGTGGCCTTGAAATCAAGCACACATTTCCGAGCATCCTTCGAACCGATCAGCGCACGCGTCATTACCGTCGATTCGCCGGGATTGACGACGCTCAACTTCCGCTTCTTCAAATACGAGCGCGCCATTCGCCCGATTTACCCGTTAGACCCAGCCACAGAGTGGAACCTACATCAATTGACAAGGAAGTAG
- a CDS encoding ABC transporter substrate-binding protein yields the protein MKIHRWKQGALSVFVATALIAGCSSQPTNQAGNDTSAKGNTLVIASLTDPDSLDMHKTSWLSMENSLIYEPLLTRDATGKLQPRLAEKYEISQDGKVWTFILRKDVRYHSGDPMTAASVKDSFDRLLTISPVKGLAGPIEKVEATDEHTLKVHFSQPFAPFVNVIVGGLVSPLDAKKAKELGDGFADNPSATGPIIFDKRERGASLTYKKNPDYNWGPEYAANKGPLQFDSMMFRFMKDDDTRLMEFKKGTVHVLYDAPPNSVAELETLPGVKIEKVMDIGNKYIALNNKHPLFSDVRLRKAVALSVDRDPLVQVALNGFGKPVYGPLAPTIYGYSEAIESKAKQLYTRDLGKAKQLLAEAGWTDSNGDGIVDKDGKPLSVEMLVSQEPAFQRAVQILQSQLKEAGIDMKISVQEMTTIKERISKKSYDMALMYYGWFDADILYLIFEKSNSTSRTHYNNPELDVLLNKGRLEMNEQARLKIYEDAQEILVNDMPWVPLWVSETVIATRGVKGFTVNPYTQNITLHDVTLEK from the coding sequence ATGAAGATTCACAGGTGGAAGCAAGGGGCCTTGAGTGTATTTGTAGCAACGGCGTTGATTGCAGGCTGTTCCTCACAGCCGACCAATCAAGCGGGGAATGACACGTCGGCCAAAGGGAACACATTAGTCATCGCTTCCTTGACGGACCCAGACTCGCTTGATATGCACAAAACGAGCTGGCTGAGCATGGAAAACAGTCTAATATACGAGCCTCTGTTAACCCGTGATGCAACAGGCAAACTTCAACCGCGTTTGGCAGAGAAGTACGAAATCTCGCAGGACGGCAAGGTTTGGACATTTATCCTCCGCAAAGATGTCCGCTATCACTCTGGCGATCCAATGACGGCAGCATCCGTAAAAGATTCCTTTGACCGTTTGCTCACCATATCGCCTGTGAAGGGGCTTGCAGGTCCGATTGAAAAAGTGGAAGCAACAGACGAACATACGCTCAAGGTGCATTTTAGCCAACCGTTTGCCCCGTTTGTAAACGTCATTGTCGGAGGATTAGTCTCGCCTCTTGACGCCAAAAAGGCAAAAGAATTAGGGGATGGCTTCGCAGATAACCCATCTGCAACGGGGCCGATCATCTTTGACAAACGCGAGCGGGGGGCTTCACTCACCTACAAGAAAAATCCCGATTATAACTGGGGACCGGAGTACGCTGCCAACAAAGGTCCTCTGCAATTCGACAGCATGATGTTCCGGTTTATGAAAGACGACGATACGCGCCTGATGGAATTCAAAAAGGGTACGGTCCATGTGTTGTATGATGCGCCGCCGAACTCGGTTGCGGAGCTTGAGACACTGCCCGGAGTCAAGATTGAGAAAGTAATGGACATTGGAAACAAATACATCGCATTGAACAATAAGCACCCGTTGTTTTCAGATGTCCGTCTGCGCAAAGCAGTAGCCCTCTCCGTAGATCGCGATCCACTTGTTCAGGTAGCGTTGAACGGCTTCGGCAAGCCGGTCTATGGTCCTTTGGCACCCACGATTTATGGCTACAGTGAAGCGATTGAAAGCAAGGCGAAGCAGTTATATACGAGAGATTTAGGCAAAGCCAAGCAGTTGCTAGCGGAAGCAGGCTGGACGGACAGTAATGGGGATGGCATCGTAGATAAGGACGGAAAACCGTTGTCGGTAGAAATGCTCGTTTCTCAAGAGCCAGCATTTCAGCGAGCGGTGCAGATATTGCAGAGCCAGCTGAAAGAAGCAGGGATTGATATGAAAATTAGCGTGCAAGAAATGACAACCATCAAAGAGCGCATTTCGAAAAAGTCGTATGACATGGCTTTGATGTACTACGGCTGGTTTGATGCGGATATCTTGTACCTCATTTTTGAAAAGAGCAATTCAACAAGCCGTACTCATTACAACAACCCTGAATTGGATGTTTTACTGAACAAAGGACGTTTGGAAATGAATGAGCAGGCGCGTCTCAAGATTTACGAAGATGCACAGGAGATTTTGGTGAATGACATGCCGTGGGTTCCGTTATGGGTGAGCGAGACGGTGATAGCGACACGTGGTGTCAAAGGCTTTACGGTCAATCCGTACACGCAAAACATTACGTTGCATGATGTCACGCTTGAAAAATAG
- a CDS encoding MurR/RpiR family transcriptional regulator, with the protein MIMESVQERIRKHYPELTNQQKLAAKYILAEPKTVALQPAKVVGALSGTSETTIIRLSYALAYSGYSELQSEIRSSLLEKVPKADAIHSFRTAAVEMKGKQDLISYNMEQDVAYIRQTLGELQKNHLLQAVSSIMAAKHILVVGFRSSYAPAHWLAFTLNVVRGNAHLYNGPVDDVNYLLTQINQDWLVIALSFPRYTSETILFAKAAKERGAKIIGITDDELSPIGPVADQILKVSAPAPTALKGMTAIFSMLNILISGVVQADGEQVQQRLKEYEETSRQIYPFAEGTEV; encoded by the coding sequence ATGATCATGGAATCCGTACAGGAGCGCATCCGCAAGCATTATCCGGAATTGACCAACCAACAAAAACTCGCAGCCAAATACATTCTCGCCGAGCCGAAGACCGTTGCACTGCAACCAGCCAAAGTTGTCGGGGCATTGAGCGGCACAAGCGAGACGACAATCATCCGACTATCCTACGCTCTTGCCTACTCCGGGTACAGTGAACTGCAAAGTGAGATTCGCAGCTCCTTATTGGAAAAAGTCCCAAAAGCTGATGCCATCCACAGTTTTCGCACAGCGGCAGTGGAGATGAAGGGAAAACAAGACCTGATTTCTTATAACATGGAGCAGGATGTTGCGTATATTCGGCAAACGTTAGGGGAATTGCAAAAGAATCATCTTTTGCAAGCGGTTTCAAGTATTATGGCAGCCAAACATATTCTCGTTGTAGGATTTCGCAGCTCCTATGCTCCAGCCCACTGGCTCGCCTTTACACTGAATGTCGTCAGAGGAAACGCGCATCTGTACAATGGGCCAGTTGATGACGTCAACTATTTGTTGACCCAGATCAATCAGGATTGGCTCGTGATCGCACTCTCCTTTCCCCGCTATACGAGTGAAACGATCCTGTTTGCAAAAGCAGCCAAAGAGAGAGGCGCCAAAATCATTGGGATTACAGACGATGAGCTATCTCCGATTGGGCCAGTAGCTGATCAAATTTTAAAAGTCAGCGCACCTGCTCCTACTGCCTTAAAAGGAATGACGGCGATCTTTTCCATGCTGAATATTTTGATTAGTGGTGTGGTTCAGGCTGATGGAGAACAGGTACAACAAAGACTGAAAGAATACGAAGAGACAAGTCGACAAATATACCCGTTTGCGGAAGGGACAGAAGTGTAG